A single region of the Musa acuminata AAA Group cultivar baxijiao chromosome BXJ1-11, Cavendish_Baxijiao_AAA, whole genome shotgun sequence genome encodes:
- the LOC103971360 gene encoding transcription factor NIGT1: protein MDFSATLPSCGDYVRALEEERKKIQVFQRELPLCLQIVTHAIDSARRQMNGHATMSEDGPILEEFIPLKPSSPSSEDRSVDGAAKKSGSAATRADEKPDWLRSVQLWNQEADAFGKVEPPTKPIAVNARRIGGAFHPFEREKHVAAPIPASSSTTSGKGGVGGSGVGGEEKEKEGQSQPHRKARRCWSPELHQRFLHALKQLGGSHVATPKQIRELMKVDGLTNDEVKSHLQKYRLHNRRPSTAVHSSSSNTTNPPIPQFVVVSGIWVPPPDYTVAAPPADAPCTPAVGVFAPAASLPSDSRVRPQQSKQSDRSPTGPQLEKGGRSEESNSSGNAAAFNSLSPAASSSSQTTTASHRLHRS, encoded by the exons ATGGATTTCTCTGCGACGCTGCCGAGCTGTGGCGACTACGTTCGTGCGCTCGAGGAAGAGCGGAAGAAGATACAGGTGTTTCAGAGAGAGCTGCCTCTTTGCCTGCAGATCGTCACGCACG CCATCGACAGTGCAAGACGACAGATGAATGGCCATGCTACGATGAGCGAAGACGGGCCTATTCTGGAGGAGTTCATTCCGTTGAAGCCGAGCTCGCCTTCGTCGGAGGATAGAAGCGTCGATGGAgctgccaagaagagcgggtcggCGGCGACCAGGGCCGATGAGAAGCCGGACTGGCTTAGATCCGTCCAGCTCTGGAATCAGGAAGCGGACGCATTTGGGAAAGTG GAACCTCCGACGAAACCGATAGCAGTGAATGCCAGGAGGATCGGGGGAGCATTCCACCCCTTCGAAAGAGAAAAGCATGTTGCAGCACCAATCCCAGCTTCCAGTTCAACAACTAGTGGAAAAGGAGGAGTTGGTGGTAGTGGTGTTGGtggagaagagaaggagaaggaagggCAGTCTCAGCCTCATAGGAAGGCGAGACGGTGTTGGTCACCGGAGCTCCACCAACGATTCCTGCACGCCCTCAAACAGCTCGGTGGCTCCCATG TCGCGACGCCGAAGCAGATCAGAGAGCTGATGAAGGTGGATGGCCTCACCAACGATGAGGTCAAGAGCCATTTGCAG AAATACCGGCTGCACAATCGGCGGCCGAGCACTGCAgttcacagcagcagcagcaacaccacCAATCCTCCCATTCCCCAGTTTGTGGTGGTCAGCGGCATATGGGTTCCACCTCCAGATTACACAGTTGCAGCACCACCGGCCGATGCTCCTTGTACTCCTGCAGTTGGAGTTTTTGCCCCTGCGGCATCACTCCCGTCAGACTCGAGAGTGCGGCCGCAGCAGAGCAAGCAATCGGACAGGTCGCCCACAGGGCCACAGCTCGAGAAAGGTGGACGCAGCGAAGAAAGTAACAGCAGCGGGAATGCTGCTGCTTTCAACTCTCTTTCTCCTGCCGCCTCTTCTTCCTCACAGACCACCACAGCCTCGCATCGTTTACACAGATCTTGA